TTGTCAAAAACCTGAAAATGGTTGCGCGGATCAGAAGAGAAACGGTCATTTCCACCGGTAATTGGTGGCTTTTTGTGAAATAGTGCGGTTGTCCAAATGGTCAAAGTGTTTTTTGTATGATGCCCATCGGGTCTTTTCCCTCATAGCTTCCGGAGACCGCAACGGGAATAAAACGGGCAAACAGTTCTTCCCGATACCAATGCTGTTGGCGGGTCTTTTTTACCACTTCTTTGTGAAATCCGCTTTGGTAGGCAAATTTTTTAATGGCTTCCACATTTTCCCAAACACTGACCGTAGCCTGTTGAATGAGCGGTACCTCACCAACGCCCACTGCCATTCGGAGGCCCGCGGCTGCCTGCATGGCCCGTTGGGTGTGCGGTACATGTCGCCAAAAAGAAAAGAGTTGGCTCAATCGTATGCTCGCGCGGGTCAGCACCACTACGGGACCGGCGTAGTCGGGTAGAGGTGTAACGGCGGTAAACGGATTGAGGCCATCCCACAGGCCGTGCGATTGAAGCACGGTCATCTGAACGGTATATGATTCGGCCGTGTGTGTCAGGTAGTCATTTGTTTTTTCGGATGAAAAAAAATGTTCTGCTTCTGCGCGCGAGTTCCACTGCGCAATAAAGGCATACTGCGCCAAATCAGGGAGTAGGCTGAATCCGTGCCGTCCACAGCCCAACATTTTCCCAAAAAGTATACCTTTGGGTAACGGGTTGAGCAGTGCTTTCAGGCCCATTTGGGTAAAAGCCCACCATTGCTGAGGCCGTGAAAAACGAAAAAGAGAAAACGTCGTAACGGGCATGCGGGCCGATGTAGGATGAATGGTATGAAACAGCATGATGCGGATACAGTCTAATGAAGGAAAAACGCCTGAATAAGCACTGGGTTCTCTAAAAAAACTGCACCGGCGGCGGTGTCGGGCTATCGTCCGAAGGCGTACAAATATTGTCCGTTTTCGGACGATTTTATGAAAGTAGCTTTAATTAACCTACTGAATTTCAGTGAAATAATAAGTTGGCACAACTCGTGCAAAATACAATACAATATCTCAAAATCACTTAGCAACAGTTCCATGATTAAGTTAAAAGGCATCTCAAAATATTATCCGGCAGGTTTTGGAAAAACGTACGTACTGCGCAATATCAATTTGGGAATAAATGAGGGGGAATTTGTGTCCATTATGGGGCCTTCCGGCTCCGGAAAATCCACATTACTCCACATTTTGGGGTTGTTGGAAGAGCCTTCGGAAGGTGAGTACCTGTTCCTGGACGAAAAAGTGGACAGGCTCAGCGAGAAAAAACGGACCGAATTGCACCGTCACCGCATCGGATTTGTCTTTCAGGCTTACCATTTGATCGACGAGCTGACGGTCTACGAAAACATTGAAACGCCGTTATTGTACAAAGGAACTTCCTCCTCAGAGCGGAAAAGCCGGGTAGCTGAACTGTTGGATCGGTTTAATATGGTTGCTAAGAAAGACCTGTTCCCCAGTCAGTTATCGGGCGGGCAGCAGCAGTTGGTGGGTATAGCCCGGGCCATTGTCCATGAGCCTAAGATCATCTTTGCCGACGAGCCAACGGGTAATTTACATTCCGAACAGGCCAAAGAAATCATGGAACTGTTTAAAGAACTCAATCAAAAAGATAAAGTTTCCATTGTGCAGGTGACCCATTCGGAAGTCAATGCCGAATATGGAAACCGGGTTATCCGCCTGAAAGACGGGTGGATCTCGGAATAGTCAGTCGTTTACGGTTAATAAGAATATGCATGTTACAGTTATCTAAACTACTATTTTTAGCCATTGGCGCGCTGCTTTGGAGCCTCAATGCAAGTGCCCAAAAGACGTTGACCTTGCGGGAGTGTGTGGAATTGTTGACAAAAAACAACCTTACGTACCGTGAGGGTCAATTGCAGGCACAGATGGCGGATGCACAGGTGCAGCAATCGCGCTCGCTGCAATTGCCTCAATTGGGATTCAGTGCCGGACAAAACCTGAACTTCGGCCGCAGTATCGACCGGTTTACCAATGCCTATATTGATCAGTTATACAATACCAATGGGATTGGCTTAGGGTTTCAGGTGCCGCTGTTTCAGGGGTTTCAGATTCAGCATCAGATTCAGCAGGGCATTGCCCTGCGTGATGCAGCCCTGAAAAACCGGGAAGCTGTCCTGAATCAGCAGGTAATTCGCGTGCTTCAGGCCTATGTGCAGGTATTGGCCAACAAGGCATTGTATGAGGCTGCACGTCAGCAGGTGGTCTCATCGCAGCAGCAGGTGGAGCGGGTGGAAAAGCAGGTTGCCGCCGGAACGGTCGGACAAAATACCCTGTATGAAATAAAAGCCCAATTGGCTAATGATAAATTTGACGAAGTAACCGCGCGCAACAACGAGCAATTGGCCAAATTGACGCTGTTTCAGTTGATGAATATTCAACCTGAAAAAGACGTAGTGCTTGAGCCCATTGCCGACGCCGCCACAGCATTGAGTGAGGCCCCTTCGGCCGAGGCAATTTATGACGATGCCGTAAAGATGTTTCCGGAGGTAAAAAGCAGCGAGCTGCGCCTGAGCAGTTTTACCGGTCAGATCAAAGCCATTCAGGCCAACAGCCTTCCGGCCTTAAGTCTTTCGGGCAATTTTGCCGCCTTTTATGCATCTACCAACGCTGAGCGCAGCTATTTCAAACAGCTTGACGCTACCCGAAACGGATCGCTGAGTGTAGGGTTAAATATTCCCATCATGGGGCGTTGGCAGGTTCGTCCTCGGGTTGATGTGGCCAGAGCGCAGCAGGCCCTGGCACGAAATCAGGTAGATGTGGTAAAGCAATTGCTGCGGCAATCGATCGAATTGGCCGTGCAACAGTTGGATGCTACCACCGACCGGTACGCTGCCGCTCAAAGCCAGGTTGAGTCATTGGATGCCAACTTTGCAGCCGCCGAAAGCCGCCTGAATGCAGGCATGATCAATGTATTTGAATACACACTGGCCAAAGCCAATTTGGCTCGGGCGCAGGCCAACGCCATTCGGTCGCGCTACGAATACGCTCTCCAACGACAGATAATTGAATTTTATCGGAAAGGAAAATGGGAATTCTAGCGCATATCGGTAAATAAAAGAATAGTTAAAAGTTAGTTATGGTTTGATTATCAATACCTTGTAATTAACTTTTAACTTTTCGCTCTTCACAATTATGCACTTCTGATAATCTTTATTGATTTTTGTGGAGGTTTTTGTATCATTGATACCTTCATTCAAAATCGGTCACTTATGTTTGGCTATATTATCTGGGATGTAAATCCTGAAATTTTCAGTATCGGCAGTTTCTCTATTCGTTGGTATGGATTGTTGTTTGCCTCGGGCTTCCTGATCGGTCAACGCATCATGACGCATGTTTTTCGCAAAGAAGGAATAAAAGAGGCCCTATTGGATTCGCTTCTGCTTACCATGGTCATTGCTACAGTCGTTGGGGCACGGTTGGGGCACTTTTTGTTTTATGAGCCGGAGGTATTGCTTAACAATCCGTTACAGGTCATTACGCCTCCTTTTGCGGGTTTGGCCAGTCACGGAGCGGCAATCGGTATTTTGCTGGGATTATACCTCTACGCCCGTAACAAGAAAATGAGTTTTCTGTGGGTGGTTGACCGTATCGTGATCGCTGTCGCGTTGGCAGGCTGTTTTATTCGCCTCGGCAACCTGATGAATTCCGAGATCGTCGGAAAAGTCACCGACGTTCCCTGGGCGTTTGTATTTACCCGCAACTTCGAGTTTACGCAGTATCCGCGCCACCCGGCACAGTTGTATGAAGCCATTGCCTGTTTGGTGCTTTGTGTTCTGTTGTTTTGGATATGGAACCAACGTAAATCACAGACACCGCAGGGGTTATTACTGGGGATTTTCCTGATATGGGTATTTGGCCTTCGTTTTGTATTTGAGTTTTTCAAAGAAAATCAGGTAGCTTTTGAAAACGAACTGACGTATAACATGGGCCAGATCCTGAGTATTCCGGCCATTTTGATGGGCATTGGGTTTTTGATCTATGCGTTTCGGAATAAAAACAAAGAGCAGCGCATTTTTACCGACTCTTTGGCAGAAGAAGAAAATCGCAGTGATTCACTGCCGGCCAAATCCTAACCGCTTCCTAAATTTAATTTATTGAGCTTACCACAGGGTTTGTAAAAAATGTAACTTCGGGGAAACATGAAAATGTTTCCCTTTTTTTATTCAAAAATCCTAAAATCATTGAAAATGAAAACGCTCAAACTCCTTGCCCTTTTTCTGTCATTGGTCGTCGTTACCTGGAATTGTGCAAACAAAGAAGAAGAGTCAAAAGAAGAACCTAAAAACGGATTGGAAGCCTTGCAGAAGCTGGGGGAAGAAGCCGAAAGAATGACAAAAGAAGGTCCTAAAGAAACGATAGACCCCAAACTGCTGAAGGAATTGCTGCCCTCAGATGCCGACGGCCTGAAACGCCGGGAGGCTTCCAGCGAAAAAAAAGCCATGATGGGATTCGGAGTTTCGGTGGCTAAGGCAACCTACCGGGACGATGCCGGTCAGGACATTGAGGTCAATATTTCAGACGTTGCCGGAATGGGTGTAGTTCTCATGGGCATGGCGGCGTGGTCGATGGCATCCATTGACAAAGAGACCGAAACGGGCTACGAAAAAACGACCGAATACAAAGGGCACAAAGCCTTTGAAAAATACGATACTCAATCCAAACACGGAGAGATATCGGTCATTGTGGCCAACCGCTACATTGTGCAGGTAGAAGGAAACAGCGTAGAGATGGATAAGATTAAATCGGTCATGGACAACATCGACTTGGATAAATTGGCGGATATGAAATAAGCAGGCAGTAGCCGGGAGTGAGAATAAATGTCCTTTGTACGTATTGAGTAGTTAGTAAAGAGTATTTAGATAGTATTTAACAGGGTGTTTATCAGTGATTTGATACTATCAATACTTCATACTAATTACTCAATACCCTTTATCATTGACCAAAACAATTCAGTTACGCCTACAACTTCCAATAGTTTTCCAGTGCTTCGCCTACTTTCCAAATGTCTTCAAAGGCCGTATACAGCGGAATCGGCGTAAGACGAATGCAGTTGGGCTCGCGCCAATCGCCGATAATGCCCTTGGCGGTTAATGCGTCAAATACCTTTTTGCCTTCATTTTCAATGAGCAGCGAAAGTTGAGCGCCGCGTTGGGCGGGGTCGGTGGGCGTCATGAGTTGAATCTTTGGCATTCCGGCTTTTTGGTTGATTCGCTGAAGGACCATTTCCAGCAATCCCGTCAGTTCTTCGCTTTTGCGGCGTAAATTTTCGATTCCGGCTTCCTCAAAAATGGCCAACGATGCCCGATGCATAGCCAGCGCCATGATGTTCGGAGTGCTCAATTGCCATCCGGCGGCTCCCTGCATCGGCACAAAACCTTTGGTCATTTCAAAACGACGGGCTTCTTCATAGCCCCACCATCCCGCCAGACGCGGCAGGGAAGCAGTATGATGCTTTTCGTGAACAAACAGGCCCGATACGCCTCCCGGGCCTGAATTGAGGTATTTATACGAACACCATACGGCAAAATCTACACCCCAATTGTGCAGTTGGAGAGGGATATTTCCGGCAGCATGTGCCAAATCAAAACCCACCAAGAGGCCGTGCCGGTGCGCAAAAGCGGTGATGGCCTGCATGTCGTACACCTGACCCGTATAATAATGCAGGCCGCTCATGCAGATCAGCGCCAATTCGTCGGCATGTTGGGCAATGGTATCCAGAATATC
Above is a window of Runella slithyformis DSM 19594 DNA encoding:
- a CDS encoding DUF3291 domain-containing protein yields the protein MLFHTIHPTSARMPVTTFSLFRFSRPQQWWAFTQMGLKALLNPLPKGILFGKMLGCGRHGFSLLPDLAQYAFIAQWNSRAEAEHFFSSEKTNDYLTHTAESYTVQMTVLQSHGLWDGLNPFTAVTPLPDYAGPVVVLTRASIRLSQLFSFWRHVPHTQRAMQAAAGLRMAVGVGEVPLIQQATVSVWENVEAIKKFAYQSGFHKEVVKKTRQQHWYREELFARFIPVAVSGSYEGKDPMGIIQKTL
- a CDS encoding ABC transporter ATP-binding protein, which codes for MIKLKGISKYYPAGFGKTYVLRNINLGINEGEFVSIMGPSGSGKSTLLHILGLLEEPSEGEYLFLDEKVDRLSEKKRTELHRHRIGFVFQAYHLIDELTVYENIETPLLYKGTSSSERKSRVAELLDRFNMVAKKDLFPSQLSGGQQQLVGIARAIVHEPKIIFADEPTGNLHSEQAKEIMELFKELNQKDKVSIVQVTHSEVNAEYGNRVIRLKDGWISE
- a CDS encoding TolC family protein, whose protein sequence is MLQLSKLLFLAIGALLWSLNASAQKTLTLRECVELLTKNNLTYREGQLQAQMADAQVQQSRSLQLPQLGFSAGQNLNFGRSIDRFTNAYIDQLYNTNGIGLGFQVPLFQGFQIQHQIQQGIALRDAALKNREAVLNQQVIRVLQAYVQVLANKALYEAARQQVVSSQQQVERVEKQVAAGTVGQNTLYEIKAQLANDKFDEVTARNNEQLAKLTLFQLMNIQPEKDVVLEPIADAATALSEAPSAEAIYDDAVKMFPEVKSSELRLSSFTGQIKAIQANSLPALSLSGNFAAFYASTNAERSYFKQLDATRNGSLSVGLNIPIMGRWQVRPRVDVARAQQALARNQVDVVKQLLRQSIELAVQQLDATTDRYAAAQSQVESLDANFAAAESRLNAGMINVFEYTLAKANLARAQANAIRSRYEYALQRQIIEFYRKGKWEF
- the lgt gene encoding prolipoprotein diacylglyceryl transferase, whose translation is MFGYIIWDVNPEIFSIGSFSIRWYGLLFASGFLIGQRIMTHVFRKEGIKEALLDSLLLTMVIATVVGARLGHFLFYEPEVLLNNPLQVITPPFAGLASHGAAIGILLGLYLYARNKKMSFLWVVDRIVIAVALAGCFIRLGNLMNSEIVGKVTDVPWAFVFTRNFEFTQYPRHPAQLYEAIACLVLCVLLFWIWNQRKSQTPQGLLLGIFLIWVFGLRFVFEFFKENQVAFENELTYNMGQILSIPAILMGIGFLIYAFRNKNKEQRIFTDSLAEEENRSDSLPAKS
- the kynU gene encoding kynureninase, which produces MNLQHILSFSSDELHEWALEKDRRDALGHFRERFYLPQRDGETLTYLCGNSLGLQPKATREAIDRELTTWQNHGVEGWFEGEESWLSYHRYCQKSLAAIVGALPEEVCPMNHLTVNLHLMWASFYQPTAERYKVLTVAGDFPSDQYALETHLRFRGYDPAVALIEVVPRKGEYSIRTADILDTIAQHADELALICMSGLHYYTGQVYDMQAITAFAHRHGLLVGFDLAHAAGNIPLQLHNWGVDFAVWCSYKYLNSGPGGVSGLFVHEKHHTASLPRLAGWWGYEEARRFEMTKGFVPMQGAAGWQLSTPNIMALAMHRASLAIFEEAGIENLRRKSEELTGLLEMVLQRINQKAGMPKIQLMTPTDPAQRGAQLSLLIENEGKKVFDALTAKGIIGDWREPNCIRLTPIPLYTAFEDIWKVGEALENYWKL